TCGATTGAGCAAATCGTGCGGCTGAAGGTTCAAGCCGATGAAGAAGAACTGCCCGGCTCGGCCGCGTTGCAAGGCGTCGTTCAGCAGGCGGTCCACGAGCGGCGTGCCAAAGCTGGCGAGCTGAGCCGAGGGATGTTCCGGAAGTGCCTCCGGGTCGAACGCCAGTCTCAGTACGCCGCTTCCGGAGCCGCGCCCGGTGGGCAGTTCGGTGCCGTCAGGTAGAGCCACATCATACACCTGCGGCTCGATCTCGTCCCAAACGCCGCCGGTCTGGTCGAGGTACTGTTTCAGGAATGCTTCCAGCGGAGAACGATGATCGCCTGTCAAACTCTCCACGCGCGTCACCTGCCTACGAGTAGTTAAAAGTTAAAAAAAGAAACCAAGCCCAATCTGTGGATTTCGTTTTTTAACTTTTAACTTTTAACTTTCCCTTACTGATCAGGCGCGAACCGGTCGCCGAAGATTTTATTGTCGTGGGCCTGTTGTTGCTGGTACTCGGCCTTCGCCTGAATGAGCCGGTCGCCAAGATTCTCCATGCGTTGTCGAAAGTCGGTCAGGTCATTTGACTCGGCCCACAAGTCGGCGACGACGTCCTCGAATTCGCGTTCCTCTTCCAGGTTGCCGAGGATCATGTCGATCTCGCCGATCACCAACTCGAACAGGTTGAGCTTGGCTTGCAACAAATGCAGCACCGATTCCTCGACCGTGCCCGCGCTCACGAGATTGAAAATCTCGATGTCCTTGGTCTGCCCGATGCGACTGAGTCGCCCGATCCGCTGCTCGATCCGCATCGGGTTCCACGGCAAATCGAAATTGCACAACGCGTGAGCGAACTGAAGGTTCCGCCCTTCACTGCCGGACTCGGTGGCGATCAGCAGCCGGGCGGCACCACGAAATTCGTTGACGGCCGCCTCTTTGCCCATCCGCGAAAGTCCGCCGTGAAACACCGCGACGGTGTGCTTTGTTCCGGCGAGACGTTCTTGCAGCATCTCCTGTGTGGCCCGGAACTGCGTGAAGAGTACCATCTTGTCGGGGAACTCGTCGAGCAATTGCAGCAGCCGATTGACCTTCGTACTCTCGCGCTGCTCGGCCGCCTGCGACGCCAAGTCCAGGAGGGTTTGCTTCTCACCGGCCGTGAGTTTCGGCGTGTCGGCCAGTTTGGCGAGTGTGCCCGCCGCCGCCTGGCTGGAACTACCCAGAGCCATTTGCAACGACAGCATCGCCATGCGTGAGAATGGGCTTTTGCTGTCTTTTCGCAAGTGCGGGCGGACGAAATTCGCCACCGCCGAATAGAGTTGCTGTTCCGCCGTCGTCGGCACGAGCCGTTCGGTTTTCGCCCACCGCCGCGTGAATTGCAGGCCCACGGTCGACCGCCGATTTCGCACCATCACCTCGGCGAGTAGTCGGTGCAATTCGTCCAGATTTCGTGGCGTGAGCTTGTCCTTCTTGTCCACGAACTGCTTCTGAAACTGTTTGGCCGTGCGCAACAGTCCGGGTTCCAACAGCGTGACGAGGTTGAACAGTTCTTCGAGATTGTTCTGCACGGGTGTGGCCGTCAGTAGCAAGGCGTACTGCTTCTGCAACTCGCTCGCCAGCCGCCAAGTTTGCGTGGTGCGATTGCGCAGATGATGGGCTTCATCCACGATGACCAAATCCCAATGCCGTGCGGTGATGGCCGAGCGGTGCGGCTCGCGCTTGGCGGTGTGAATCGAAGTGATGACGTGATCGAACTCGTTCCAGGCCGCGGGGCCGCGGTCGCGAAACTTCGGGTCGTCGTGGCTGATCAACTCGAACGAGAACTTCCGCCGCATCTCGCCTTGCCATTGTTCGATGAGCGACGGTGGCACGAGAATCAGCGTCGATCGAATCAGACCTCGCGTCCGCAGTTCCGCCGCGATTAGCCCGGCTTCGATCGTTTTGCCGAGGCCGACTTCGTCGCAGAGAAGTGCCTTGCCGTGGAAGCGCTGGAGGACTGTCTTCGCCGTGCGAATCTGGTGATCGAGGAGTACCATGTCGCGAACTTGCGGCAAGCAAATGAGTTTGTCGAAACCGGCGTAGGTGCTGAGTTGGGCCGCGGTTCGCGCCAACTCGAACAGGTGCAGCGAAGCCCGCTGGTTCGGGGCCGTTCGCAGGAACTCGGCATCCTGGGTGTTGAGCGTGAGCCGAACTTTTTCCGCCGTCGATCCTGAAGAAACCGTGGCGGGCGTTTCGTTTTCCACGAGCAAACGAAACTGGCCCGGCTGCTGAAATTCCAGCCAGAGAGACTGCCCGTCCGAGACGGGAGGCAATGGTGGCTGAATCGTTTCCAACGCGAGCAGGTTGCCGGCCATGCGAAATGTTCGCGGTTGGCCATCGGCCGCAGTCACGACATCAATGGGCTCATCTTGGTCGAGAAAGCTCGCTGGCAAAATGACACTGGTGCGATCAGCCGATGGATAGACTTCAAAGCGATCACCCGGTTGGAGGCGGGTTTCAGGAGATAGTTGCATCGGCGACATCGTGTAGCCAAGTTCCGAGAGTATTCTCAGTTATTGTAGATGGTTTTCGCAATCGAACAGTCGGAGTGCTGTTTCCGGGTGCCGCTGACACAACGTCGGCCGATTTCACTTCCCCTGCCGCCACTGCTGCGTCTTCGCTCCGGCCGGATAGCCTGTAGGCTTGATCGGCCCCGCCCCTCGCTCGCCGGGCTTCTCGCCCTTCGCCGGATTCGCGACCGCGTGACAATGATTTCTCCACACGGCCGCGTTGGCTTGCTTCTTCCGCGCCTCCGGCGCCTCTTTAAGCCATCCTACTCCGACGCTCGGCCGATCTGAGGGTCGCTGTAGCCCCACTGCCCCGTTTCGACCCGACCGGCGTAGCACTTTGCGAACTGCGGGTAGCCGACGATGCGTAGCGTGAGGTCATACCAGCCGAAGCTCGCTTTCGTATCGATTGTCAGCGTGCCGTGCCCGTTGGTGGAAACGTTGAGCGACTGGTCGGCGGCCTTGTACGCGTTGTCGTGGACCTGGACCGTGAGGCCACGCTTGCCGTCGCGGTTGGTGGCCGTAAGCACGAGGCCGCCGGTCGGCGTGTGACCGCCGAGCGCCCGCGCGTAGTCGAACGTCACCTCCACCGGCGGGTCGTCACTGCCGCCCTGGAACGTGCGGAAGAAACCGTTCGGACCGTACGCCCGCAAGTGATAGCGGCCGTCCGTGAAGTCGGACAGCGCCCAGGAATCTTCGACGCGCTCGCCCGCGTCGACGGCATAGTTCCGCACCGCCACGCCCGCTTTCGTGAAGGCGTACACAGTGAACGGCGAACCGACCGAGCGCGAACCGAAGGCGTCCTTACCGGCCGCGAAGTGGAGGGCAAAGTGCGTCCGCCCCGCGTCCAGTTGACCGTCGACGGTCAGCTCATACGAAAGCGCGGCCGACCGTCGCCGACCCGGTTCCTGCCGCGGCAGGTGCGGCGACGAGCGCGGGTCGCGGCGGGCCTGCTCGACCTCGGCGTCCGTGAACTTGTGAAAGCCGGCCGGCGGCTGCTTGAACCTGGCCTTGTGGATCGCCTCAACCACCGCGTCGCGCGACGGGAAGGTGAGGTCGCCACCCTGGTCCCGGGGGGCGGTTTGAAACGACGCCATCAGGTCGCCGCATACGACCCGTCGCCAACGGCTGATGTTTGGCTCCTCAACCTTCTTTCCCGTCTTGTGCGACAAGAACTTTTCGAGAAACTGGAGGACGGAGGTGTGGTCGAACACTTGCGAACAGACGCAGCCGCCGCGGCTCCACGGTGACGCGATGACCAGCGGCACCCGGTAGCCCAGCCCGATCGGGCCGTCGCGGACCGCGCCCTGCGAGTGATGCTTGCGATCCTGCTCCAGTTCGACGTACTCCACGCTGGCGTCGATGCCCTTCGACACCCGTCCCGTCTCCGGCCGGCGCGGGTGCGGGGCGACGAACGGCGGTACGTGATCGAAGTAGCCGTCGTTCTCGTCGTAAGTCAGCATGAAGACCGTCTTCTTCCAAACGTCCGGGTTGTGCGTGAGGATGTTCATCACCTCGGCCACGTACCAGGCCCCGTACCACGCCGACGACGGGTGGTCGGAGAACTCTTGGGGGGCGACGATCCACGAAACCCTCGGCAGTGTACCCTCGTTGGCGTCCTTGCGGAATTGGTACAGGACGTCGCCCTTGGGCACGCGCACCGTGCGATTCGTGCCGCCGTCGCGGTAGGTGATCTCGGCGAGTTGGCGGTACGCCGGGTCGCCGCTGTTGGTGACGAAGGCGCGGGTGTGCAGGGCCCTCTCGCGGGGCGAAAGCTTGTCCCACTTCTCCTGTGTGAACTCGGCGCGCTCGGCGTCGTACCGCTTGAGCGCGGCCGTGAGTCTGGCGATCTGTTTGTCGACGTCGGCCGCCCGAGCGGGGGTGGCGGACTTTTTCGCCTTGAGCGCGTCGATCTCGCCCGGAATCTCACGGACCCGCTTCGCAACGTAGTCGCGGTGGTTGGCGGCCAGGCGGACGTTGTACTGCGTGAAGAATTCGAGTGGGTTGTCGGTGAAATTCGCCAGCCAGGCGTCCTCCGCGCCGCTCAGACCGGATTCGATCGATAACTCGTTCTGATAAATCTTCCACGAGATGCCAAGGGCTTCGAGCCGTTCGGGGAACGTCGGCCAGTTCTGCATGGTGTCGTGGTCGCAGTCCTCGTTGCGGACAATGGCCGGCGCGTCCGCGCTCGGCCTCGCACGGATCGTGCCCGTCCACGAATAGCAGCGGTTGGGCGTCGTGCCGGTCAGCGACGAACAAAAATGCTGGTCGCACACGGTGAAGGCATCGGCCAAGGCGTAGTAGAACGGAATGTCCCGGCGGTCGTAGTACCCGAGCGTCAATGGCATCCCAGAGTATTCCTTGTGGCCGGATCGTTTGACGCGCAGCCAGCGGTCGTAGCGGCCCTGATTGCGGGCGTCGGTCTGGTCGGTCCAGCCGTGCGGCAGCGCCCCCATCCAGGTCGCGTTCGTGCCTTTCATGTCGAGACGGAATGGGGCGTAGTGGTCGCCTTTATCGTCGGCCTGGACCCAGACCGGGTTGCCATCGGGTAACGTGATCGCCCGCGGGTCGTCGTAACCGCGGACGCCCCGGAGGGTGCCGAAGGTGTGGTCGAAGGAGCGGTTTTCCTGCATCAGGATGACGACGTGTTCCGCATTGAGGACGGTGCTGCCCGGTTCCGGCTCGATGGCCAACGCCCGCTGGATCGACTCGTTCGCGAACCCCAACAACCCGGCCGCCGCCGACATCTGACCCGCGCGGGCCAGGAACTCGCGTCGCGTGTGCATGGACACCTCTACAACCGTCAGGGGCACCCGTCAGGCGGGCTTCACCCAAGTTGCCGGCCTCGGCCCGAACGGGATTTCCTGCGTTCCCCACTTTGTAGCCGGCGTCGACTCACTCCTCAACTATTCCCGCCCTGTCGCCGTCGACCCCGCTCGCCGGGTTCGCAACGGTGTGGTGGTTGGTCACCGCGGACGGTCGCGTTCGCTTGCTACTTCCGCGCCTCCAGCGCCTCAATGAGCCCGTCGCACCCGCCGATCGGGTCGGCCCGGCCCGCCTTGATGAGCGCGTCGCGGACCTCGAAGTAATTCGAGGGCTTGAAGAACTGCATCAACGCCCGCTTCATCCACCAATCCCCCTTCGCGATCGCCACCGGCTTCTTTGTGAATGGGTCGATGCCCGTATGAACAGACACGCCCGCTGCCCGAAGCTTCACGCGGGCAGGAGTTGCGTGGGCATTCGTACCAGGCCCTCACCCGATCGATGATGTCGCTGACTGCGGCGGGGTCGAGCGGGGAGAATAGACCCGTTTCGTGGAACCGCAGCGTACTACCCTTGGCCTCGATCTGTGGCTCGGCCACCCATGCGTAGAAGGCCTTGCTCTCGCGGACGTTGACCACGAAGACGCATACCGGAAGAGAGATCGGGCTGCCGGGTTCGCGGAAGAGTGGTTTGACGTTCTGCATCCAGTCTTCGGGCGCCGAGGATGTGGTCCCTCTCACCTGCACCACGAACAGCCGCGTCGATAGGGGATCGCCGGTGTCGAGTTCGACGAGGAAATCCGGCCCGCTGTCGTGCTTCCGCTCACTTCGGACGCGAACGTCTCGGCGGGAGGTGAGTAACACCCCGGCCAGTGCCTCGCTCCGCTCCGCGACAAACCAAGGATCGTTGGTATTCGACATCGTTGGCCTACTCCCGGAAGCGTGAGCCGGTGAGGGTCAGGTTGCGGCTCGACCAGAATTCGATGACCTCATCACGGAGTTGCTCAAGAACGACGCACTCGATCCGGAACCGCGTGGTCAAGCTCGCAACATTGACGCGCGGCTCGTTCAAGGACAGTAGAAACCCGACGCCGATCGCATTTACGTCGATCCCGACCAAGTAGGTCGGCGCTGGGCAGGCGACCATCCGATCGATGTCGTCTTGGGTCACCTGTACCCACAGCCGATTCTCCTCCGAGGTATAGCCCGGCGTCGTACCCTTGACCTGCACAAAGAAAAAGTACGCCGGCCGGTCCACGACTTCGACGATGTAGTCGAAAGTAGGGTACTTATCGCCCAGGAACCGAGGCCGAAAGAACGGGTCGTCTCGTCCGCAGAGGTCTGTCATGAGAAGACTGAACAGCCACTGCCCACGCTCCCCGATGTCTTCTCTGGCCACTTGCTCACCTGTCGGCAGCCCCTTGAGTGACACGCCTATCGTACCACCGCCGCCGTCTATTGTTAAGGCGTTCGGCAGTTGATAGTTAACCCACTCCAACCAACGCGGAACCCTTCGTGGCACGGCCTGGAAAGCCGCGCTACGACTGCCGAGCCGCGGTGCCTGGGAGCATTTTTTGCATTTACTGCGCTGAAACCCCTGTTTTGAGAGTGGCGCGTCTCCAAGACTGCCGAGCCGTGGCGCCTTGGGAGCATTTATTGCATTTATTGCGCTGAAACCCCTGTTTTAGGACCGGCGGGTCGCCACAGCTATCGAGGCAGTCGGGAGGGGTAAAGTATTTTAGGAGTTACGCAGTCGATTCCATAAGCCATTATCCAGTATCGACTTATAGCAAAATCGCGCCCGGAAGGCAAATGATACAAATCTCGACATAGTAACGACTTGCGGAATCGACTGCGTAACTCCTATATTTGTTACCGAACGCCTTAATATCGGGCCTACGTGTCCAGGCCGGGCAATTTGGCCAGACTTCTACGGATGATGTCTGTTTCTGCGAATTGCTACGGCCGTGAACCCGAGCCGCCCTTCTCCCCCTTCTTCCGTCGCTGCTGCGTCTTCCGCCCCGGCCTGTACCCCGTTTTCGCCGGCCCCGCTCCCCGCTCCCCGGCCTTCTCCCCATTCGCCGGGTTCGCGACCGTGTGGTAGTGGTCGCCTCGCACGGCCGCGTTCGCTTGCTTCTTCCTGCCTCCAGCGCCTCCTTCGGCGGCTACGCCTCAATGAGCCCCTCGCACCCGCCAATCAGGTCCGCCCTGCCTGCCTTGATCAGCGCGTCGCGGACTTCAAAGTAGTTGAAAGCGCTGACCGACTTGTCCTCTTGTGACAACTCACTCGCACAATCCGGTGGGATTGGTCCATAAACGCAACCAATTCTTCTTCCTCCACACTAGCTCTTTCTCTCCACCGGACGCTTACGGAACCGATACATTGTGGTAAACGTCTTGCACGTCGTCGCAATCGTTCAGCATGTTCATGAATTTCTCGAACAAGGCCAGGTCTTCCCCGCTGAGTGTCTTTGTTGTCTGCGGTAAGAAAGTGATTTCCTGAACTTCCAGGTCAATGCCGGGCAGTGCTTTGAGCAATGCCGTTTTGGCTTTGTAGAACTCGGTAGGCGGGGCGAAGACCGTTATGTCGCCATCCTTGCTTGCGACCTCTTCGACGGCAACATCCGCGGCGAACATGACATCGAGTACTTTCTCGTCATCGTCGCCCTTGAAAGAAAAAACAGCCAAATGATCGAACAACATTGCGACGGATCCGTTGGCGGCCATTTTGGAGCCCGTCTTGGTAAAACAATTGCGAACATCCGTGATGGTCCGTTGATTGTTGTCGGTCAAGCAATCGATGATGACCATGGCGCCGCCGGGGCCAACCCCCTCATAACGCGCCGATTCCAAATCCTCGCCCCCCGCGCCGGCAGCTTTCTGAATCGCCTTGTCAATCACATGGCTCGGAACATTGTCCTTCTTGGCTCTTTCGACGATGCTGCGCAGAAGCGGATTGGCATCCGGGTCGGGCACGCCCTTCTTGGCCGCCATGGACAGTTGTTTGCTGTACTTGGAATAGAGTTTTGAGTTCTGAGCGGCGGTTTTGTAGATCGAGTATTTGCGCTTCTCGAAAATTCTTCCCACAAGAAGCCTGCCTCTCATTTATTTTAATGGATTCTGGTCTTTGATGGTCTCATTCCATCAACAGGAGTCTTGGTCTCACGCACCGGTGATCGGTTTCACCCGCGACCGGGCTTCTGACGCCGCGACTGGCTCTTACGCCCCGGACGATAGCCCGTTGCCTTCACCGGCCCCGTCCCCCGCTCCCCGGGTTTCTCCCCCTTCGCCGGGTTCGCGACGGTGTGGTAGTGGTCGCCACGGACGGCCGCATTCGCTTGCTTCTTCCGGGCCTCCAGCGCTTCCTTCGGCGGCTGCGCCTCGATGAGCCCGTCGCACCCGCCGATCAGGTCCGCCCGGCCCGCCTTGATGAGCGCGTCGCGAACCTCGAAGTAGTTCTCGGGCTTGAGAGAACTGCATCAGTGCCCGCTGCATCTTGCGGTCGTTCAGACCCTTCGCGATCGCCACCGGCTTCTTCGTGAACGGGTCGATGCCCGTGTAATACATGCAGGTCGCGATGTCTGCTGGCGCAGCGAACAAACGGTGAGCATCAGCGCTTTGATAGCGCGGGCCGAGGATAGTCCTCCCACAGCCCGTCTCGTCGAGTCCTGGCCTGCGACCGGGTACGATCTGATCAAATGTATTCGTACGCCGGTCGCGTGTGATTTCGCAGGTGTCGCGAGATGGCCACCTTACTCACCTGGAGCGACGCAGAGAGCGTTTCCGCCGCCTCCTCGGACATCCATGTCCCGTCCGGGTTTTTGAATGACTCGATCGGGGCAAGAAGCTCGACAGCAAAAGCATTGGCCCGCATCTCGATCAGGCGATCGCTTTCGGCGGCACCGCCCTCGAAGCGTGCGAATCCCCGCATCCGCTTGCGATCGAACAACAAGTGGCACAGTTCGTGCGCGAGGGTGATGCGGCGGCCGCTCGCGCTCGGATCCTCGGCGTCCGGACTCGCGACGTTGATTGCGATCAGAGGCCCATATTGCGGGGAACCGACGCAGACCGCCAGGATGCGCGGATCGGTCAGCGACACGTCGCACACCTCGATGCCCATACTCTTGACGATGTCTTCGATGTCGAAGTAGCCGGTTTCCTGCTGGCCGAACTCCGCCCGAACCTGCCGCGCGAGGTGGTAGCCGGACTCCCACGGCTCGCGGAGGTCAATGTGCGCGTCCATGCCCTTAGCGAGCGTGCGCAGGGTCTGGAATCGGCTGCCGGTGTTCGGCTGCAATCTGTCCAGCACCGCTACAAGGTCGTCGAGCGAAAGGGTGCTCCCCTGAGCGCTTCGGAGCAGGCCGACCACCGGGTGCAGCGCGGTCCCGGTTCGCGCCAGGTCGCGGGCATCCTCGGAGCCGAAGTGGCGATCGACCAGCCACTGATCCGTCACGTTTTCAATCGTCGAGCGGGCCGCGCGAAATCCTTCTTCGGAATCCGGCTCAGTCATCCGCTTCTTGAACTTGGGTTCGACCTTGACGCTCCCGAAGCGACTCGCAACAAGCTGGCGGAGAGCAGGAATCGCGAACCGGGCGTCTGTGCTTTGCATCCCCGGGAAGATCAGGAACAACTTCTCTTCTGACGGCGAATCGTCCCACGAGAAGACCACCTCGTCCCCTTGTCGTTCCAGAAAGATGTTCGGCAGTTCGGGATCGGCCGCCCGGAAGGCGTGCCGCTGCCACCACGCCTCCAGATCGCCGCGGGCGTCCGGATTCGCTTCGCTGAATGCGTACTTGTAGGCCAAGCAGGCGGAAACCCCCCGGCGGTCCCGGAGGGACTTCGGTCGTGGGTGTTTCCCGTATGCAACAGCGTCCCAATTCTTGGCGAGCCAACCGCACAGGCGATCAAGTTGGTCCAGCGGCAGCGAGTCGCCCCGGATGTCGTCCCCCTTCGTCTTCCACAGCGTGAGCTGCTTGCGGCCCGACAGAATGAACCACTTGTCGGCCTCAACCGTGATCTGAAAGCCGCCTTGCTCGCACAACTCATATTTGTTGACGACCGGCTTCGGCGTTGGCGTCGGCACATCGACGTCGGCAAAGGCCGCCGCGTGTTGTTGCGCCTCTTGGTCGGTCCAGTCGTGCGCGAGCCAGCCGTCGAGGATCGTGACCAGCCGGGTGGCCATTTCCGCAGAGGGCCGCAGCGGCAGATGCAAGACCAAGGCAGGTCGTGCTTGGTCGCCTGCGTCGTGCCAGAGAGTCCACCGCGATCGTGCGGTTTCCCGGTTCGCGGGAGCCTTGAATACTGGCCGGAAGGCGACGAACCGGTTTCCGGAAACGTTCCGCCACTCCACGATCCCCATACCGCGCTGGGTGGGCTCCGGCAGGGCCTTTCCGACCTCCTCCGCGAACAGAGTGACAGCGGCCGGCCACGTCACTTTGGGGTCGAGGTCAGTCATATCCTACCTCCTCTTCGAGGCCGTCCGAGAGTTCGACATCGTCAACGGTTCCTTCGATGAGAACCTCATCCTCGTTCTCAAAGCCGCAGCTAAAGCAACGATTCGTGAGTGATTCTACCCATACCCTGAAAACGACGACCTCTCCGGCTGCGTCAGCTTTGTCACGTGCTTCTGCCCCAAACATCTCGGCCGTTTCCCGGTTCGTACTCCAAGCCGTGTAGGCCGTTTCCGTGTCGTTGAGTTTACTATGACGTTCACGCCATTTGCGCTCCCGGTTGTACGGCTCTCGCGGTTCGATGTAATCCGTGTCCTTCGTCCAGAGATTGTCGTGCGGAAGGAACATGCCCCGGAAGAGCCACTTGCAGTCCTCTTCGAGTAGATCCTCCGGGAATACCTCATCATCGTCACCGTCCATGAGGTGGGGCTCGCTAGGGGTCAGCCAACACGTTTATTGTCCTAAACCGCCCCAGGTTACGTCAAGTCAACTTAAAAGAACCGTTCACGGTTTGTGCCGCCGTTTCTGCGTGTTGCGGCAGAGTCGGTCCCCTGACCTCGGCGGTTCAGACCCGCGCTTACCGGGTTTCTCCCACTCCGCGGGGTTTGCCACCGTGTGGTAGTGGTCGTCCAAGAGGATCTCGATCGCCTGCCGGCGCTTGGCCTCAATCGTCCGTCCGAACGGCGGCACGCCTACTTCCGTCACCTCGATCGGCGTTGTCCTCTGCCGGCCGATGCGCGGAGAGCCGAACGAGTTCAAGCACTCCGGTGTCGAGGCGAACCGTTCGCTAAGGCGGGCCAGAGCCGCCCTTCCCCTTCTTCTTCCCGTCCTGTCGTCGCTGAGTCTTCCGCCCCGGCCGATAGCCGGTTGCCTTCGCCGGCCCGGCCCCCCGTTCCCCCGGCTTTTCCCCCTTCGCCGGGTTCGCCACCGTGTGGTAGTGGTCGCCACGGACGGCCGCATTCGCTTGCTTCTTCCGGGCCTCCAGCGCTTCCTTCGGCGGCTGCGCCTCGATGAGCCCGTCGCACCCGCCGATCAGGTCCGCCCGGCCCGCTTTGATGAGCGCGTCGCGGACCTCGAAGTAGTTCTCGGGCTTGAAGAACTGCATCAGTGCCCGCTGCATCTTCCGGTCGTTCAATCCCTTCGCGATCGCCACCGGCTTCTTCGTGAACGGGTCGATGCCCGTGTAATACATGCACGTCGCGATGTCGAACGGGGCGGGGATGAAGTCCTGCACCTGATCGGGCCGGTAGCCGTTCCGCTTCAAATAAAGCGCAAGGTCGATCATCGCGGGCAGGTCCGAGCCCGGGTGGCTGGCGATGAAGTAGGGGACGATCTGCTGCCGCGGTTTGCCCGCGGCGACGGACGCCGACTGGTACTGCCGGGCGAACACGCCGAAGTTGTCCACGTTCGGCTTCTTCATCAGGTCCAGAACCTTCGGGCTGGTATGCTCCGGGGCCACTTTCAAGCGCCCGCCGACGTGGTGGGCAGCCAGCTCCTTCACGTACTCCGGCGAGAGCTGCGCCAGGTCCATGCGAATGCCGGACGCGACGAAGACCTTTCGTATGCCCGGGGTCTCACGGACGTCTTTCATCAACCCGATCAGGGGGCCGTGGTGGGTGCCGAGAAGCTTGCAGATGCCGGGGTAGACGCACGACAGCCGCTTGCACTTCGCCTCGATCTCCGGCTTCGTGCAGCGCATCGTGTACATGTTCGCGGTCGCGCCGCCGATGTCGCTGATGACGCCCTTGAACTCGGGGTCGGCCGCGAGCTTCTTCACTTCCTTCAAAACGGATTCGTGCGATCGGCTCTGGATGACCCGGCCCTGGTGGGCGGTGATCGAGCAGAACGTACAGCCGCCGAAACAGCCCCGCATGATCGTAACCGAGTCCTTGATCATCTCATGGGCGGGGACGGGTTCGCGGTAGCTCGGGTGCGGCCGACGGGTGTACGGCAGATCATAGAACTGGTCCATCTCCGCCTGGGTCAGCGGGACGACGGGAGGATTCTGGACGATCGCCTGCCGGCCGTGGTATTGCACCAGCGTCGCGGCGTTGAACGGGTTCGTGTGCGAGTGGATGAATCGCGTGGCTTCCGCGAACGCCATCTTGTCCGCTTTGACTTCTTCAAACGACGGAATGACAATGACTTCCGGCAGCCACGGGCGGCCCCGTTTAGGTGTCGCGTGGCTTTCGGGCGGCGGGGGCACTTGCGGCAGGATGGTCGGTA
This is a stretch of genomic DNA from Fimbriiglobus ruber. It encodes these proteins:
- a CDS encoding YebC/PmpR family DNA-binding transcriptional regulator; the encoded protein is MGRIFEKRKYSIYKTAAQNSKLYSKYSKQLSMAAKKGVPDPDANPLLRSIVERAKKDNVPSHVIDKAIQKAAGAGGEDLESARYEGVGPGGAMVIIDCLTDNNQRTITDVRNCFTKTGSKMAANGSVAMLFDHLAVFSFKGDDDEKVLDVMFAADVAVEEVASKDGDITVFAPPTEFYKAKTALLKALPGIDLEVQEITFLPQTTKTLSGEDLALFEKFMNMLNDCDDVQDVYHNVSVP
- a CDS encoding phosphocholine-specific phospholipase C — protein: MHTRREFLARAGQMSAAAGLLGFANESIQRALAIEPEPGSTVLNAEHVVILMQENRSFDHTFGTLRGVRGYDDPRAITLPDGNPVWVQADDKGDHYAPFRLDMKGTNATWMGALPHGWTDQTDARNQGRYDRWLRVKRSGHKEYSGMPLTLGYYDRRDIPFYYALADAFTVCDQHFCSSLTGTTPNRCYSWTGTIRARPSADAPAIVRNEDCDHDTMQNWPTFPERLEALGISWKIYQNELSIESGLSGAEDAWLANFTDNPLEFFTQYNVRLAANHRDYVAKRVREIPGEIDALKAKKSATPARAADVDKQIARLTAALKRYDAERAEFTQEKWDKLSPRERALHTRAFVTNSGDPAYRQLAEITYRDGGTNRTVRVPKGDVLYQFRKDANEGTLPRVSWIVAPQEFSDHPSSAWYGAWYVAEVMNILTHNPDVWKKTVFMLTYDENDGYFDHVPPFVAPHPRRPETGRVSKGIDASVEYVELEQDRKHHSQGAVRDGPIGLGYRVPLVIASPWSRGGCVCSQVFDHTSVLQFLEKFLSHKTGKKVEEPNISRWRRVVCGDLMASFQTAPRDQGGDLTFPSRDAVVEAIHKARFKQPPAGFHKFTDAEVEQARRDPRSSPHLPRQEPGRRRSAALSYELTVDGQLDAGRTHFALHFAAGKDAFGSRSVGSPFTVYAFTKAGVAVRNYAVDAGERVEDSWALSDFTDGRYHLRAYGPNGFFRTFQGGSDDPPVEVTFDYARALGGHTPTGGLVLTATNRDGKRGLTVQVHDNAYKAADQSLNVSTNGHGTLTIDTKASFGWYDLTLRIVGYPQFAKCYAGRVETGQWGYSDPQIGRASE
- a CDS encoding DEAD/DEAH box helicase, with protein sequence MQLSPETRLQPGDRFEVYPSADRTSVILPASFLDQDEPIDVVTAADGQPRTFRMAGNLLALETIQPPLPPVSDGQSLWLEFQQPGQFRLLVENETPATVSSGSTAEKVRLTLNTQDAEFLRTAPNQRASLHLFELARTAAQLSTYAGFDKLICLPQVRDMVLLDHQIRTAKTVLQRFHGKALLCDEVGLGKTIEAGLIAAELRTRGLIRSTLILVPPSLIEQWQGEMRRKFSFELISHDDPKFRDRGPAAWNEFDHVITSIHTAKREPHRSAITARHWDLVIVDEAHHLRNRTTQTWRLASELQKQYALLLTATPVQNNLEELFNLVTLLEPGLLRTAKQFQKQFVDKKDKLTPRNLDELHRLLAEVMVRNRRSTVGLQFTRRWAKTERLVPTTAEQQLYSAVANFVRPHLRKDSKSPFSRMAMLSLQMALGSSSQAAAGTLAKLADTPKLTAGEKQTLLDLASQAAEQRESTKVNRLLQLLDEFPDKMVLFTQFRATQEMLQERLAGTKHTVAVFHGGLSRMGKEAAVNEFRGAARLLIATESGSEGRNLQFAHALCNFDLPWNPMRIEQRIGRLSRIGQTKDIEIFNLVSAGTVEESVLHLLQAKLNLFELVIGEIDMILGNLEEEREFEDVVADLWAESNDLTDFRQRMENLGDRLIQAKAEYQQQQAHDNKIFGDRFAPDQ
- a CDS encoding ImmA/IrrE family metallo-endopeptidase yields the protein MTDLDPKVTWPAAVTLFAEEVGKALPEPTQRGMGIVEWRNVSGNRFVAFRPVFKAPANRETARSRWTLWHDAGDQARPALVLHLPLRPSAEMATRLVTILDGWLAHDWTDQEAQQHAAAFADVDVPTPTPKPVVNKYELCEQGGFQITVEADKWFILSGRKQLTLWKTKGDDIRGDSLPLDQLDRLCGWLAKNWDAVAYGKHPRPKSLRDRRGVSACLAYKYAFSEANPDARGDLEAWWQRHAFRAADPELPNIFLERQGDEVVFSWDDSPSEEKLFLIFPGMQSTDARFAIPALRQLVASRFGSVKVEPKFKKRMTEPDSEEGFRAARSTIENVTDQWLVDRHFGSEDARDLARTGTALHPVVGLLRSAQGSTLSLDDLVAVLDRLQPNTGSRFQTLRTLAKGMDAHIDLREPWESGYHLARQVRAEFGQQETGYFDIEDIVKSMGIEVCDVSLTDPRILAVCVGSPQYGPLIAINVASPDAEDPSASGRRITLAHELCHLLFDRKRMRGFARFEGGAAESDRLIEMRANAFAVELLAPIESFKNPDGTWMSEEAAETLSASLQVSKVAISRHLRNHTRPAYEYI
- a CDS encoding DUF3362 domain-containing protein, which gives rise to MSVHTGIDPFTKKPVAIAKGDWWMKRALMQFFKPSNYFEVRDALIKAGRADPIGGCDGLIEALEARK
- a CDS encoding DUF4365 domain-containing protein yields the protein MTDLCGRDDPFFRPRFLGDKYPTFDYIVEVVDRPAYFFFVQVKGTTPGYTSEENRLWVQVTQDDIDRMVACPAPTYLVGIDVNAIGVGFLLSLNEPRVNVASLTTRFRIECVVLEQLRDEVIEFWSSRNLTLTGSRFRE